A genomic region of Clostridia bacterium contains the following coding sequences:
- a CDS encoding metallophosphoesterase, with translation MKLKIVIFLVIFMSIIAVFLVLQNNWVKVSRYRINVLGLPKKISGFRIVHISDLHGKYFGVNNKRLANIIKKQNPDMIICSGDMINSQGDDGSAFIDLLDCLAGSCPVYCSLGNHEQMVRYRNVQLYDEFAKRIEQTGACLLDNTEVQVNIKGYNIKIYGFTSRLYHYSSSDTIYLEGSALNRGFIRDSLGERDYKDTTILLAHDPKWLGAYADWGADIIFSGHIHGGVIRIPFKGGLLSPDITWFPKYDSGIYQLGQSIMHVSRGLGNSIIPFRVFNRPNVGVVILESN, from the coding sequence ATGAAGTTAAAAATTGTAATTTTTCTAGTAATTTTTATGTCAATAATTGCTGTATTTTTAGTTTTGCAAAACAACTGGGTAAAAGTATCCAGATATAGAATAAATGTTCTTGGATTGCCTAAAAAGATCAGCGGATTTAGGATAGTGCATATCAGCGATTTACACGGTAAATATTTTGGGGTGAATAATAAGCGTTTAGCGAATATCATAAAAAAGCAGAATCCGGATATGATAATCTGTTCAGGCGATATGATCAATTCTCAAGGTGATGATGGTTCAGCTTTTATAGATTTATTGGATTGTTTGGCAGGCAGCTGCCCGGTTTATTGTTCGCTAGGGAATCATGAACAGATGGTGAGATATAGAAACGTTCAATTATATGACGAATTTGCAAAAAGGATAGAACAGACAGGAGCTTGTTTATTGGATAACACCGAGGTTCAAGTGAATATTAAGGGATATAATATCAAAATATATGGTTTTACCTCCAGGTTATACCATTATTCAAGTAGTGATACTATATATTTGGAAGGAAGTGCATTAAATAGAGGATTTATAAGAGACAGCTTAGGTGAGCGGGACTATAAAGATACAACTATATTGCTAGCCCATGACCCTAAATGGCTGGGTGCATATGCTGACTGGGGTGCTGATATTATATTTTCAGGGCATATACATGGCGGGGTTATAAGAATCCCCTTTAAAGGAGGTCTTTTATCCCCTGATATAACTTGGTTTCCTAAATATGACAGTGGCATATATCAACTAGGGCAAAGTATTATGCATGTGAGCAGGGGATTGGGCAATTCCATAATACCTTTTAGAGTTTTTAATAGGCCGAATGTTGGTGTTGTTATATTGGAATCAAATTAA